In Lacinutrix sp. Bg11-31, the DNA window TTTTTATCATTTTTAAAAGAGAGTACTCATTTTTTATTCTTTTGTCAATTTAAATAACTCAAAAGCATCTTTTTTTGGTCGATATCCAACTTTTTCTTTAGATTCCGTTATGTCTAATCGTTTGTATCTATTATCTGAAATAGCATTTAGAACTTCATATTGTATGTTTTCTGTTTCAATGCATCCAATTAATAATTGATTAAAGTCATCAGGATCTAGAAAAGCACTTAAATCTCTCGCGTTCATTTCTGTAAAGTCTTTTGGGAATTCGTAGGCTCCAATTCGTAAACAAATAGCAGAAATCCCATTATTATATGCATGATAGGCAGCTAAAGCTTCTCCGAAACATTTTGAGACTCCGTAAATGTTCTTTGGTTTTACGAGCATATCTTTGTTTACTTGAATGTCTATGGGATAACTTTCGATAGTTTGCGCACTACTTGCAAAAATCAATCTTTTGCATTTTGCTTTTATGGCTGCTTTAAATATATTTTGAGTTGTTTTTATATTAGTACCCAGGATCTCATCTGATTCTGAAATTGGGTCGACTATTCCAGCTAAATGGATTACGGTATCAATTCCTTCACATAGTTTTGAGCAAGCTGAAAGGTCCATTAAATTTGCTTTCTCAATTCGAACTTTATCTGTATATATTTCATTTCCTGTTACAATATCTGCAACGGTTATTTCATATTTATGTTTGAAATTTTGAACAAAATGTTTTGCTATTTTTCCAAAGCCTCCAGTTATTAGTATTTTTCTCATTAAAGGTTTTTTAAATTAGCAACAACGAGTAGTGTGTGTCTAAATATAAACATATTATTAAGTCATTCTTTAGGTAAAAGGTGTTTTTATTCCAAAAAAAAAGCTTCAACTTTATGTTGAAGCTTTTAAAATTTATAAGCGTTAAAAACTATGCCTTAGCTTCTTTAGCACAACAAGCTTTTTTACAATCTTTAGCACAAGCCATTTTTTCTTCTGCTGTTTTGCTAGCACATTTCTTCTTGCATTCAGCAGTTTTTACTGCACAGTCTTTACAATCTTTTTTAGTACAGTCTGCTTTGCATTTCATTGTGCATTCTTTTTTTGCTGTAGAGAAAGCTTCAACAGTATTCATGTCTTTTACTTTGTAAGTATCTGCAACACTTGTTACAGTACTTTCTAAGCTTGCTGGTGTTACTTTTGCTTCGTCGTATTCTACCATTGCTAATTGTCTGTCAAAATCTACAGTTGCAGACTTTACACCTTCCATTTTAGCCATTTTCTTCTCAATCGTTTTTGCACAACCCATTGCACAAGTCATACCCTCAATTTTAAACTCTGCTTTTGCATAAGTAGCATTTGGATCTAATTCAGATTTTACCGCTTTAACTACTGTTTCAGCAGTTTCAACAGTTTTAACTTCTGGTTGTGTTTCATTTTTACAACTAAACGCTGCAATGGTAATAATAGCGATTGCTAATATATTTTTTAAGTTTTTCATGATTATCGATTTTTGTTATTAATTACAAAATTAACAAATATATCTGTTTATTGCGTTAAATTTTTCATTTTTGTACAAGCTAATCAACGTATTACGTAAATGAAAGGATCTAAATGGACTTACCTCATTATCTTATCTATAATTTGGGGAACAAGTTTTATACTTATTAAAAAGGCGTTAATTGGTCTAGATCCTTATCAATTAGGAGCTTTACGAACCGTGTTAACAGGTTTGTTTTTATTTGCCGCAGGATTTAAAACTATAAAAACCATTAAAAAAGACGATTGGAAATGGATTGTAGTTTCTGGTTTCTTAGGCTCTTTTATTCCTGCTTTCTTTTTTGCAATTGCCGAAACCGAAATTGATAGTGCAGTGGTTTCTGTATTAAATTCTTTAGTACCATTAAATACAGTTTTAATGGGATTGGCCATTTTTAAAATAACCTCTACCAAAAGACAAATTCTAGGAGTAGTTATAGGTTTTATTGGTACTGCTTTATTAATATTAAAAGGTGCTGAGTTAAATCCAGATCAAAATTATTTGTTTGCTGGTTTTATAATTGCTTCAACATTAATGTATGCTGCTAACGTAAATATTATAAAACGTTATTTACAAGACGTAAAGCCATTAACTATTGCTGTTGGAAATTATGTGCCTATTGTT includes these proteins:
- a CDS encoding NAD(P)-dependent oxidoreductase — encoded protein: MRKILITGGFGKIAKHFVQNFKHKYEITVADIVTGNEIYTDKVRIEKANLMDLSACSKLCEGIDTVIHLAGIVDPISESDEILGTNIKTTQNIFKAAIKAKCKRLIFASSAQTIESYPIDIQVNKDMLVKPKNIYGVSKCFGEALAAYHAYNNGISAICLRIGAYEFPKDFTEMNARDLSAFLDPDDFNQLLIGCIETENIQYEVLNAISDNRYKRLDITESKEKVGYRPKKDAFELFKLTKE
- a CDS encoding cation transporter, yielding MKNLKNILAIAIITIAAFSCKNETQPEVKTVETAETVVKAVKSELDPNATYAKAEFKIEGMTCAMGCAKTIEKKMAKMEGVKSATVDFDRQLAMVEYDEAKVTPASLESTVTSVADTYKVKDMNTVEAFSTAKKECTMKCKADCTKKDCKDCAVKTAECKKKCASKTAEEKMACAKDCKKACCAKEAKA
- a CDS encoding DMT family transporter; the protein is MKGSKWTYLIILSIIWGTSFILIKKALIGLDPYQLGALRTVLTGLFLFAAGFKTIKTIKKDDWKWIVVSGFLGSFIPAFFFAIAETEIDSAVVSVLNSLVPLNTVLMGLAIFKITSTKRQILGVVIGFIGTALLILKGAELNPDQNYLFAGFIIASTLMYAANVNIIKRYLQDVKPLTIAVGNYVPIVIPGLLVLIFTNFFSAEAFSKPEFRMSILYVAILSLFGTAIAKVLFFKLVQMSTPVFASSVTYIMPIVALIWGLLDGESFSVLQMVASAVILIGVYLANKKQKKI